From one Humulus lupulus chromosome 8, drHumLupu1.1, whole genome shotgun sequence genomic stretch:
- the LOC133796071 gene encoding uncharacterized protein LOC133796071, with amino-acid sequence MPGFLAPYCGERYHLRCFRGRGNHPRGAMELFSYRHSSLRNVIECCFELLKARFPILKSMPPYLLGKQRRIPITCCAIHNWIKMHSINDRMFEQYSIDATPIEDIEGTESQSNTTIENQQERDEAGISEAPQINFSQAYMAQMENIRDDIAGQMWLSYNDNV; translated from the coding sequence ATGCCTGGGTTTCTAGCACCATATTGTGGTGAACGTTATCACTTGCGTTGCTTTAGAGGAAGAGGGAACCATCCTAGAGGTGCGATGGAGTTATTCAGTTATAGGCACTCATCATTGCGCAATGTGATTGAATGTTGTTTTGAACTTCTTAAAGCCAGGTTTCCAATTTTGAAGTCAATGCCTCCATACTTGCTTGGAAAGCAACGTCGAATACCAATAACATGTTGTGCTATCCACAACTGGATCAAAATGCATTCTATTAATGATAGAATGTTTGAACAATATTCAATTGATGCCACACCTATTGAAGATATTGAAGGAACTGAAAGCCAATCCAATACAACAATAGAAAACCAACAAGAAAGAGATGAAGCAGGAATTTCTGAGGCACCACAGATTAATTTCAGTCAAGCTTATATGGCTCAGATGGAAAATATTAGAGATGACATTGCTGGACAAATGTGGCTTAGTTATAACGACAAtgtttag
- the LOC133796072 gene encoding uncharacterized protein LOC133796072 has product MDAKNVDIDDHASWPEAIESYFISLLYEEAKKGLQTTTLDKKRWLKIEKDIFNSFGKRYKMPQLKYKFNRLRKAHRGFSHLLEQTGMGWDPQTNTVTASDEVRDTYLKKYPNSKRFRKKGLQHYKMLGEIFNNTTTTGGMSYASTQLPPSSVKERQQEHHFVGTGAHVDIGFEFDGDNYGEEEEVTGVRYRATSAPPDSPKPKEKKNKGANSAFDQVMEELAKSFCAKTEASLTWSETMRKYYESREKRISEETSNVANSYNVEDCQNILDGIPDLDNKIYLKALHEFVATLEWRGIFMRMNEERQHAYLDSLLE; this is encoded by the exons ATGGATGCGAAGAATGTAGACATTGACGATCATGCTTCTTGGCCTGAGGCTATTGAATCATATTTTATTAGTCTTCTATATGAAGAGGCCAAAAAAGGATTACAAACAACAACCTTGGACAAAAAAAGAtggctaaaaatagaaaaggacatatttaattcttttggaaaGAGATATAAAATGCCTCAATTGAAATACAAATTCAATCGGTTGAGAAAGGCACATCGAGGATTTTCTCATCTTTTGGAACAAACTGGTATGGGATGGGATCCTCAAACAAATACTGTTACAGCAAGTGATGAAGTAAGGGATACTTATTTAAAG AAATATCCAAATTCCAAGAGATTTCGAAAAAAAGGATTGCAACATTATAAGATGCTTGGAGAAATATTCAATAATACAACAACCACTGGTGGTATGAGTTATGCCTCCACTCAACTTCCGCCTTCTTCAGTTAAGGAACGCCAACAAGAGCATCATTTTGTTGGCACTGGAGCACATGTTGATATTGGTTTTGAATTTGATGGTGATAATTAtggagaggaagaagaagttacTGGTGTACGTTATCGAGCTACTTCTGCTCCACCAGATTCACCAAaaccaaaagagaaaaagaacaaAGGGGCTAATTCTGCCTTCGACCAAGTGATGGAAGAACTTGCAAAAAGTTTTTGTGCTAAGACTGAGGCATCATTAACATGGAGTGAGACTATGCGTAAGTATTATGAATCGAGAGAAAAAAGAATTAGCGAGGAAACCAGCAATGTCGCTAATTCTTACAATGTGGAAGATTGTCAAAACATTCTTGATGGTATTCCAGATCTGGATAACAAAATATACCTCAAAGCGTTGCATGAGTTTGTAGCAACCCTAGAATGGCGCGGAATATTCATGAGAATGAATGAGGAGCGTCAACATGCTTATCTTGATTCATTGTTGGAGTga